CGGTCTTCTCTGCCTAATGATAATTGCCTTGAACACCTTCTTCCTCATCTCAGGAGTGCCTTTCTTTACGCTTACAACAACTAGGTCTCCGACGCCAGCGCACGGCACTCTCCTCAGCTTACCTTTGTACCCCGGAACGCCAACGATCATTACTTCTTTCGCGCCGCTATTATCGGCTACTTTTACTGTAGAAGATACCTGTAGCCCCGTGTTTATGTGTCTCCTCGAGTAAGCAGGCTTACCCGCTACGGCGCGCTTTGCACCCATTACCCACCACCCCCACCGCTCCTTTTAACGACACCGAGCACCACAAAAGATATTGTCTTAGCTAAGGGTCTGGTCTCCCCGATTATTACCTCGTCACCTTCTTTGATGTCAATGCACGGGGGTAGCCTTGCGCGTATGTTTCTTCTTCTACGTTCATACCTCATGTACTTTGGAATGTAGTGTAGGTACTCGTGCCTTACAACAACGGCCCTTTGCATTCTCCTTTTCACGACTACGCCTCTTAGTATGGTACCTCTTATTTTCAAATGCCCGTGCCACGGACACTTCGGGTCATTACACTCCCTCTCCGGCGGGTTGATTCCCGGTATACCTATGTTTTTGACCCTTCCAGGTACACTCACGAAGCTCACCTTCTTCTAGCTGAAAGCACCTTCTTGAGCCTATCCCATGGTCTCCCAATAATGTCAATACCCTTAATAACTACTTTTCCGCCACTGGGAAGCGTGACCTCGAATACGGCGTTGGCCTTAAAGACCCTCACCCTTTCACGGTTACGTTTCTCTATTACAAGCGTTTTAAGGGTTTCATCCACTATCAGTCCCTCTAAACCTATCAATGCAGTATCGCTGTACTGTAAAATCTTAACTCTAAGCCCTATCAATTCATGGAAGTATATGTTGTGTTCGTTGATCCCGATGTTCAACGCGGTGCTCTCCTTCTCTCTTCATTCATTACTGTGAATATTCTCGCGATGTCTTTCCGGGTGTTTCTTATTTTAGAGGTGTCTTTGAGTAATCCCATTTTAGCTTGTAATCTCAACTTAACAAGTTCTAGTCTCAGCTCTTCGAGTTTTTTCAACCTGTCTTCCACGCTCATTCTACGTATTTCATCTGCCTTCAACCGGCTACACCCACCTCCTGCTTTATTCTCTCCACTTCGGCTGGTGAAAGCTCCTTTGTCTCGACCTGATCGGGTAGCCTAACACCCGGCTTAACGATCACGACCTCCACGCCGTACACGCCCGGCTTTAATAAGGCCCTTGCGACTGCCCTATCAACAATATAGTCTACTGGGTCGCCCGCCTTGTACACTTTACCGGCTTTTAGCTTCTCGTAGGTTGCCCTCTCGCCGCGTAGCTTCCCGCTAATAATGATCTCGCAACCCAGGGCGCCGGCCTCCATCACTCTACGGATCATGAACATTATGACCCTTCTAAACGGTATGCCCTTTTCAAGCGCTCTAACGATCCTAAACGCCACAACCCTCGCGTTTAGGTCGGGATCGGTGACGGGCGAGACTGTTATGTTGACGTTCTCAAGCCTGAACCTAGTCTGCAAGATCGTCGCTATCTTCTTGAGGATGGTGCCGCCTCTACCAATGAGCCTGCCGGGATACTCGGCATATATTACGACTCTGTGACCTAGTGGGGTTTTGTAGAGTTCTACGTCAGCGTAGCCGGAGTCTTTAAAGTAGTTGGCTAAGAACTCGTCAATGACTACCTTCTTTAAGCCGTATGAGAGGAAATACTGCTTTATACGGGGACCCACGCCTACCACGTTTAAGTCACCTCCTTTACAATTACTTCTACGTGGCTGGTTCTCCTGTACTTGGGAGTTGCACGTCCAAACGCCCTTGGCATATACCTCTTAATGGTTATGCCTCGATGCGCAGCCACGTGCACTATCACCAGCTTACTCGCATCAAGGCCCTTGTTTTCAGCATTTGCTTTCACGTTTTTCAGCAGTTCTAGTACATACTTCGCGCCTTTCACGGGGTATCTGCCAGCAGGCCACTTGAACCTGTCAGCTAATCCCCGTTTATGACTAACTTTACCATGATACCTCCTAAATGGCACGGGTTGCTTAAGCTTGCTTACGTCCTCTAGAAACCTGATCGCCTCGAGAAGCTTCATGCCCTTAATGGTACTTGCTATCTCGCGCATGTACTTTATTGATACGGGGACGTCAAATGTCACCGCCTTCGCGATCTTAGATTCATCGGCGTACTTGACGGAGTAGTGCCAGGTCGGCATGATCGCACCTACTTTACCGCCACGAATCTACTGCTCTTAGTAGCCTTTAAGCCCGGCTCGCCGTGAGTAACCCGCTTCACCGTAGGGCTGAACTCTCCGAGACGGCGTCCAATCATTTCTGGCGTTACTTTAAACTGCACGTACTCTTTACCATTGTAAACAGCAAATGTTAAGCCGATCATTTCCGGCAAAATAATCATGTCGCGCACGTGAGTTTTAATTACAGCCTTCTTGGCTAGTTCCGGGTTCTTAATTGTTTCTCTCACCCTCGCTAAGAGCTTTATTTGCGCTTTAGTAAAGCCCCTTAACAAGCTACGTCTTTGTCTAGCGGGTAGTAGTTGCGCAAATTCATCAAGAGACATGTTAAGTATTTCTTCGAGGGCCTTACCCTTGTATTTAAACTTTCTCCACTCCGGTGGCATATCTTGTAAGTGCGGGGGTAAGCCGTACTGCCTAGATTGCTGTTGAGACGCCTGTGACACCTTCCCACCCAAAAGCACATTACTGGAAGATATCTAGCATTATACGCCTAAAAAGCATGCTGGGAGACACGGCTACTTACCCTTCCTTCTACCGGTTCTTTTAGCGGCAATGTGCCCGACCTTACGACCAGGTGGAGTCGTTTTAGCGACTGTTGTCGGCCTTCCTACATGCCTACCTCCGCCATGCGGGTGCGATACAGGGTTCATAGCCACTCCTCTAACTCTAGGCCACCAGTAGCTCTTCGCTCTCCACTTGTAGAACGCGGCGCCGGCCTTTAGTAAAGGTTTTTCGAGCCTGCCACCACCAGCTACTACGCCTATGGTTGCTCTGGCATTACTCGAAACTTCTACAACCTTCCCACTAGGTAGTTGTACCTTCACCTTATCACCTGTTTTACTTAGTACGATAGCATACGTTCCACTAGACCTGGCATACCTGCCTCCATCTCCAGGAACCCTCTCCACGTTCGCCACTTGGGTACCCTCGGGTACAAGCCCTAGAGGCAGTATATTTCCATTGGCGATCGTGGCATTTGGACCAACGTGTACTACTTGCCCCTTGTACAAGCCCTCTACAGCAGGAATATAGAATACCTGTCCAGATTCCAGCTCAACTTCGGCAATTGGAACCCATCTACCTGGATCGTGAATGAGGTTTCTGACAACTCCTCTATAGGTTTTACCGGGATCTAGTGCGGGGTATCTTGCCGGTGCGGTGTGCAGGTGATCTGGCGTCCTCCAGGTGGGCGACCCCCTTCCGCGTCTTTGAGTTATAATCCTCTTACCCATAATGACACCTCTTCATACCTACATTATACCAAGTCTTGTTGCAACTTCTGTGGCCTTGTACTCGGGGTGCAATTTCACATACGCCTTCTTCTCGCCTTTAGGGGTTATCAGCGTTTTGACTTCGGCTACCTTGACATTAAGCAAGTACTCCACGGCACGCTTTATATCATGCTTTGTAGCATTAATGTCGGTAATGAATGTCAAGGTGTTCTGCTTATCTATAAGTGATAGGGCCTTTTCACTTTGTACCGGTCGTTTTATTAGCTTTGCTAAGTATTCCAGCTCATCGCCGCTCATATGTACATCACCTTATACTTGTTTAGGAGCTCTTCGAGGGCCCTCTTCGTGATCACCGTTAACCTACCCGGAATACCTCCCGGAGCTAGGTGTAGAATGCTCAGGTTACCTGGTGTCGCTATATCCACTCCAGGGAAGTTCCTCACGGACTTGGCGAAGGGGCAGCGATAGCTAGTTAGTATAAAGAGCACGCTTCGAGGCTCTACATATCTCCTACCCCGCATTTTGCCCTTTCCAGCCCTAATCCTTACCTTCTCATAGCTTCTCTTGATATCGTCCCATACGCCGACTTTCTCGAGGAAGATCTTCGAGTCTTTTGCCTTAGAGTACGCATCCTCGACCTCGTTAACCACCACTACAGGGAGCTTTTCAGTATTAAATACGTGCCCTCTAGCCTTGACTAGTTCGATCCTGGAGGTTGCAGCGAGCGCCGATACTATCGCCATGTACCGTTCATTCTTATTCACCTCTTCGTGTATTCTACGGTCAGTTCTCGGCGGAAACGCGGCATGGCCTTTCCTAGCTGATACTACAAACCTAGCTACACCACTAGGCAGTCTCGGGACCCTCGCCAACCCGTAGCCCACGCCCCAGTACCTCGCAGTTGTCCTCTTGCCGGCTAAGGGGTCTCTGCCTTTGGGCTGTATCATAGCTGTGAATGCCGATAAGAACGCTCTATTAATAATGTCCTTTCTTATGGGGTAGTAGAAAAGCTCTGGTAGTTCCATCTCACCGACTACATCCCCTAAAACTCCGTATACTGGTACCGTTAACCTCGCCCCCTCTAAGTGTGGATCCCTGGTACCTGTAAGAACGCGCGTCACGGCTTCATGCACCTTGTTTACTCTCAAGACTAATGTACGTTATCCTAGGGGCGGAGAGCGGTATCCACTCGAGTCTGGGTCTTATAGGGTGCCTGAGTACGAGTAACCTTTTTGTAGGTCCTATAACTGATCCTCTAAGTAAAATGCACGGCCCATATACAAGTCCGTAGTGCAAGAATCCGCCTTTAACCACGACTTCGAGGCCGCTCGTATTCATTTTGAGTATTCTCTTGTTAAACTCGGTTCTTCTGTGGAAACCCGTTTGTCCTGCTTGAGGAGTCTCGCTCATGGAGTACGTGAATGCGGGGCCGCGAGTACCTATTTTTCTACTGCCTTTTCTATGCTTATGCCACCTTGGTAATTCCTTAACACCGAACCTCTTTACTACGCCTTGAAAGCCGTGTCCCTTAGTGACGCCTATAACGTCGACGAGCTGGCCCTCTACGAACACGTCAAAGGGTGTTAAGTACGATCCAAGTATTCTCTTAGCGTATTCTAGTTTCTCGTTGATGTCCTTCCCGTGAATCTTTATTTCAAGCACCTCTACCTTCTTCTTGCCGATTCCCGATAACACGGGTATGGTCGTCACGATCGCGTGGACGTCAACCACATTGCCGCTGAACACTCTCTTGAAGTCATCCTCCTTGAATTCGGGTACAAATTTGAACCCGTATTCGCCGTTGGGATCGGGCTTAACGAGTCCATGGTTAGCCTTTCGGAGTCCAAGGAGGTACTTCTTAACGACTTCTTTCGGTTCCATGCCCCACAGGGGGTTCCGGGCATAGAACTGTTCCGTTGCCTTAAGCACGGAGTCTACGGGGCTTGTCCAAACTTCGCCTACGGCTTTTAAGTAGCCATCGTAATTTGTGGTGTAGGCCCTAACCCCGATCACCACTATTGGCGGCGCGTCTAGTATGGTCACGGGCGTAATTACCTCTTTGCCCGTAAACGGCGTGTTAGGCCTGTCCTCTACTATGAGTGCGTGCGTCATTCCGGCTTTATAAGCCGGGTAAGCGAGTAGTACTGGTTTCGACGCTATTCCTTTTTTAGAAGCATCCACGCCGTACTTCTCCAACAATATGTCGAACCAGCTTTTCTCGGGCCAAGACTTTATTCTAGGGGTCAGCTCTTCGGCTCTTTTTCTAGGCCTTACACCGAGACTTCCATGTCTTGGCGCGCTCAGCTTCCTGTGACCCAATTCCCTTCACCCACTTCAACTAGGTAAGCACTCCCATGCGCTCTATTTACTCTTAATTTATAACCTTTTATACTTCAATCAGTACGCGAGTTAAATACCTCTTAAAAAGGCATTTACTATGCCTAGGGTTATGATGAGAGCTTCTTCCGTCCTAACGGTAACGACTTTCTGGCGTGGCACGGTGTTCCACACGTAGTCCACATAGCGGCGCAGGGCAAACCCTTCTTGGCTAGCTATCTCGAAGAGGTCGTGTTGAGGGCTACCAAATAATAGCATAATGTCACAGCCACGCATGCTTTCCACGAGCTCTGTGCTGGGGTATTCACCCTTCCTATCAGTTGCTATTAGGTGCTTTGATACCTTTCTATACCTTTCTAACAGCTCTTTAAGGCAATTAGCGAATGCTAGCCGCGGGCCCACATACACCGGTTCACTAGAGCACTCTACGATGCGTTCTTTTTCGCTTCTCACAATGACTGGTAGTATCCCGGCGTCTTGTTTACAATTACCCAATACTACGTAGGGCTCGTTATCCCCAACTAGCGCTTTAACTTCACCGTCTACATCCCTGAACACGTAGCCTAGTCGCAGCTCTCCAGCTCTGGGTCTTTGACTTACACTGAATATCTCAAGCCTTATTGGGGGCAAGATACCAACGTGCTTTAATGTAGGCTTAAAGGGTACTAGCTGCTTCCTTAAATAAGGCGGTGTGAAGAAGTATTTCCAGTGGTCCTCTATTATAGCCTTGTGCTCTTTAAACTCCCTGCTAGTTGTTGAAGGCTCCTTGTAGAAGACTACTTCATAGACCCCGAAAATGGATGACCAGCGTGCAACTTGGTGTATTCTTATGGATTTTAACGCGAGGGCGTGTTCAACCGAGAGAATGCTTGTAGGTAGGGCGACGCGCAGAACTGTTGTGATTTCACCCACCATTAATTACGCACTTTACCCTCACTTTTAATACTTAGTTTTCATTTTACTTCTTTTTCGTTTCCTTAGCTTCCTTGGTTTTACTCTCTCCCTTTTCCTTTTTCACCGTTTCCTTGATCAAAAATATAGTCGTCCTCTGCCTACCACCCATATGTACGTTCACCTTAAGCTCTATTCCGTGTAACCTAAAAGGCCGTTAAAAGCTTTAAGCGGGCACCCGCTTACGTGCTTACCGTAATTCGAAGCGTATATTCGCATACTAGCTACTGCTACGACTTGCTTGGTATGTATTTCGTAGCGTTGTTGGGGGGTAGGTCTTTATTACCTTGACCTCCTTCTTCAGGGCGTTAACGTAGAGCGCTTCCCCAATACTGAGTTTTGTCAGCAGGGTAGCAAGATCTCCCTTTACACCAATAAGCTTTTCGGCCTTTTCAAGGTATTCCTTGCTTCTTGAACCAAATAGCACCACGTTATACGTGTTCTCTGCGATCTCGTCGGGGAGGTCGCCAGGACTCTGAGTCGAAATTATAACACCCAGTTCTTTGCTCCTACCTTCTCTGACTATTTCCGTGAGCGTCTTTAACTGCAAGATACGCCATGCGTCATCTATGGCGAGTATCATTTGTAATTTCTCCTTTTTGTTAAGCAGTAAATACCTGATTAAACCAATGCACATAGACACGTATGCGTTTTGAAAAACAGTACCGTAACCACCCACATCTACTAAAGTGCTTTTACCGAGCTGGCTAATCAGCAGGCTGTGATCGGCCCTATTCCTCAAGAACTCGATGAAAGGTAGTAAAACGGAAACATGGTAGTGGTTGATAAAGCCACGCTTACCTTCACTTTCAATCGTCAGTAGCGCCTTCAATACCGCTTCCCTGGAAGCCCCACTCGCGTACGCCAAGGCCTCCACCACTAACGCCCTCCAATCGGCGTTTTCCATCTCGGCGGGCTTCTCGAGGATGTTTATTGGAGCCTTATCCGGTGTCAGCGAGTCCAACACCTTACCGGGAAGGTACTTCTTTAAGTCCCCTTTGAAGTCCATCACAACGACATTAACTAAGTTCTCGGCGACGATCTGCTCGATGATGCTAGATAGTAGTGTCGTCTTGCCCCGTCCCGTCGGCCCTATAATGGCAACGTGCCTGTACAGGTCTTCGATCTTCACCCCTACCGGGTGGGAGCTCGTCTTTTCGAAGCCAAGTATGATAAGCCTGTCTAGTGATGGTGCTTCGTCCACGTTCATAGGTTGCATGTACGCTATTCTTTCCACTTCCACTTCGACCTTGCTGATAGAGGGCTTATCCATGAGACCAATAGTGCTTAAAAGGATCTGCACGATATCGTTTCGCGCGGCTCTACTCAACCGGAGCCCATAATGTTTGCTAAAGCTACTCACTATTAGGGACTCGTAGTAATCAGCAACGCTTTTAGCGGAATCTTTATTTCGTGATTTAACGCGGTAAGACACCACGAGCGATATCCTGGTAAACGGCTTACCATCCAGTAGAGCAGTGTAAAGAGCTTTTAGCCTGTCAAGTTTTATGTTGAGCCTTACCTTAGTGGACTCCTCTAGGACATTGTGGAGGTCCGCTTGGACGTTCAAGATCTCGTTAGCGATCCTGTGGAGGAGGCCGCTCGTATCCAGCTCTTCTTTCACTAAGTGTAAGTGTACTCCTTGGGGTAGGGAATTTAATAGTGCTATGTAGGATTCTACGAGTTCTTTCAAAGCGCCTTCAGAGAACTCGTGTACCGAGTAGTCGACTTCTCTGCACACGAGGAATCTCGCTAATAAGACATCGTTAGATTTGTAGATGACGAGGTCGGGAGGCTCTATTTCTACTTTTTTAACGCCACTTAGCATTACACTAGGCTCAATCGTGCTGAGTAGAGATACTACTTTACTCAGAACTTTCATTATGTTTATACACCTTGGTAACCAACGTAACGACGCAGATTAAGGCCAGTGACAAGAATACATGAGCGAGCTCTCCCGTGAAGGCGTACTGGAGTATGCAGTTTAAAGCAAGAATTATTAGGACCAGTCCACTGACCCGGGGCCTCATCTAGTAGTTCACCACGATCCTCGCTATGGAGGTGGACGCTCCACCCAGAAGCCTGGCTACGTTGAGGGTAATCGCACCAAGCATGGTTATATACACGAGTGGAAGGACAGTCAATTCGATGAACATCCGAGTTACGTAAAACAATAAGTTTTCCGGTGCAAGGGGGTCTAACCCAAGCGCGGCGATCGTGTAAGGGTATAAATCCACGTTGATGGGTGTCGTGGAGTAATAGCTTAAGTACACCTCCACACGGTGATTACCAGGCTTAAGGATGTAGGTGTACACCGTGTAACGTATACCATACCAATCCAGCGACTCTACGCCTAGGGGCGTCACGGTCTCGCTGTCAATGTATACTTGTAACACGTCATTGGATTCCGTGTAGAGCTTGAAACCCGATGACTCCGTGGACGCGTTTAAAATGAGTACCACTCCATCGCTGCTTCTAAGCACCTCTTTAACTTCGATAGACCCGTTGAATAGCATGAAGCGATTAGCGGCTATTGCTAGTATGTTGGGAATGCTTATAGCTAAGTTCCAGTTTCTACCGGTAACGCCACTTAGCGTCACTAAATACCCATTACCAGCAATATCGAATCTCGCCACGTGATCGGTACACGGGAATCCGTGCACCTCGTCAACTACGAGAACACCCTTACCATCAACTTTGTACCGGTAAACTAGTGCATCCTCAATATAGCCTTCGATAACGGCTTGCCCAAAGGGAGTGCCCGACGCATCCACGAGCATTATTGTCGCCGTGCAGAGGTTCTTTGATGTAATGAGGGACCCTGACATGTTGGAAAACGTGCTCACAAACAGGGGCATTAAGGGCATTCCCACGGAGAATACAAGCGTGATGGCGATTATAGTCGCCCCGATGTTCCTGGTTAGTTTAAAGGGCACGGCGTGTAGTACTATTCCGAGTGCTATGAGAAACGGGGAAGCGGAGTATATGATCGTGTAGACAATAGACGTCGCTATGAGGGTTGTCAGAGAAGTCGTCATGAGGCCCGTTACTTGGCTAATGAAGCCTTGGGCAAAGAAACCAAGCCCTAGCTTACTTAGGAGCACTCCAACGGCCTTTAAAACCGCGATAAGGGCTAGGAGCACGCCTACCCTCTCGGTAAGCCATGTGGTGTAAAGAGCTAGGTCTGATCCCAGGAGACGGCTGAAGAAGTCTATTGAGTACAAGAGGGTCCTGTACGAAAAGGTGAGTATGCAGGAAAACACGCCTTCTGTAACTAGAGACCTGCCAAGCCTCTTAATAGCAAGGAAGGGTACCGGTAACGCCCTTATAGCTAGACCAGTACAGTACGATAACACGGACAGGTAAAACGAGAGTGCCAGCAAGTCCATGTTGCCCACATTCACGGCATTTGAGGGGGCTGAGGCATAGGTGCTTGAAATGATGATGTGATGTAGGCTATTATTGCGAAAACGGTGGTTCCCATTGCAAGCCAGAATGCAGCCCATACAGCATCTTCAATGAACCTTCCACCCAGCTTCTTAATTCTTAGAAACGGTATAGGAAGCCCCTTGATCAGCCAGCCCACAGCCCATGCTAATAGGAAAATGAACCAGGCTACTATGACGGTGATCGTAATAAGGCCCTTCACAAACTCCACGAGGTCCATTTAAAACACCCTAAGAATACATATGCTCGATAAGTAAGGGGGATTAGCGAAACTGTTTCATAGGGTTTTAAAATGAGGTGGGCATGGCCGCGGACAGTTAAGATATACTGGGATCCATGGAATAACGTCCCGGTAATTAAACCTAGACAGGAGGAAATAGATCTCCTATATCAACTTAGACTAGGTGAGCCGGGAGATGCCCGTCCCGCATTTCGTGGTGACTTAGAAAAGTTAAAGGCAGCGGTAAAATACGAGTTCGGGGACGAGAAACTGTACTTTAGGCTTATTGAAGGGAAATTTGTGCTGTTGAATAAGATACCCCACTGGGACGTAATGTATGAAGTTGTGAGTTCGGGCAATGTGGTGGGCCAGCTATACTACGATCCTTACTCATCCATGTGGAGGTTTAGGCTAACTTATCAAGGAGCGTGCATAGCTGTTCAAGAAAACATCATAGATACAATTAAATGTAAGCCCCCCATCTATACGGGTAAGGTACTGGCACCTCGAATAAGTACGAGTAGTAGGCAGGTCGTGGTAGTTGATGAGAAGTATGATATACGGGGAATCGGAGAAGTAAGTAGTGATGGAGTTGTACTTGTGAAGGCGTTTCACGACCGGTCCTTACCCGTCGAAACAAGCAATAAGCCCGCTACTATACATGATGTACTTAACCGCAATAGTGAAGGGCTAGAGCTTATGGAGGAAAAGGCAATAAGGTATTTAAAGAGGCTTCAGAGCAGATTTGGTGGGGCATCGAAACCCGTAGTCTCATATTCAGGCGGTAAAGACAGCCTGGTAGCACTAGACCTAGCACACAGGGCTTACGGCGACCTTGACATGGTTTTCAATGATACGGGGTTGGAGTTACCGGAGACTTTGAAAAACGTAAAGGAAGTGGCTGAATTTTACGGCTACAAATTACACATTGCATCAGCGGGCGATATATTCTGGAAGGCAGTTGAAGTTTTCGGGCCTCCGGGCAAGGACTATCGTTGGTGTTGTAAAGTAGCTAAGCTTGTACCCATAGCTAAGCTGACTAAAACCCTGTGGCCTGGTGGCGCGTTCAATATCGTGGGGCAACGTGCCTACGAGTCCTTGGATAGAGCGAAGAGCCCCCTGATTTGGCGCAATAGGTGGATACCCCACATGGTGAGTACCTCACCGGTTCAGTACTGGAGCCAGCTTGCGTGCTGGCTATACGTGTTCAAGTACAAGTTACCCTATAACAAGCTTTACGAGGAGGGTTTTAATAGGCTTGGATGCTACCTTTGCCCCTCGTGCGCTCTGGCCGAGTTCGAAGACACCAAGAGGATTTACCCAGACCTGTGGAGTACTTGGGAAGCCGTGCTCGAAAGGTGGAGGGAGAAACTAAACATGCCGCCAGAATGGATTAGACTGGGTCTTTGGAGATGGCTTAGCCCGGCAACGGCTAAGACGAGGGTGGCCCATCGCCTGCCCGGCTACATCATTAACTGGAAAGAGGAGTATTCGAAGAGGCTAGAAGAAAACAGCATAGGGTTAAAGCCCGTGGAAGCCGTTGTTACTGGCAATTCACTGCTGGTTAAATTTAGCCGTGACCTCTTCTCGGAGAAGTTAGGTGACATGCTCATCGAGAACTTAATTAGCATGGGCTTTAAACGAGTGTGCGAAAATCCACTTACATTCGAGAAAAATAACGCCGTGTTCGAGATCCAGGGCAACTACATTAAGGTATTGCCCTACAACGAGCACTCCTTTGAAGATCTCGTAGATGTGATTAAAATTGTGTATAGAATGAAGGGTTGCGTGTTCTGTGGTAGTTGCGTATTATGGACTGGAAGGGGGTTAGTAAAGTTAACTTTGAAAGGCCCTATAGCACTTAGTACACTCGATGATAAAAACGCAAGAGTCTACATAGAGGTCTGTCCTATAAGTGACCAACTAGTGGAGAAGGTCGTTGCCCCCTTGATCACTAACGATCACAAGTCGTTTAAAAGAAAGACACGTAGAAAACCACTTCTTTAATCACTCACCGTCCCCCCTTTCTCCTTCAGATACTTCTTTACCCTAAGAAACCTCTTCTCGCACTCGTAAAGTTCAGTCACGAGGTCTGCACCGCTTAAAACCCTATTGATGATCCTGATTGCTTCCTGCGTTCCTACACCCAGAGCGGATAATGCTAAGACAGCCTTGTCACCGTACCTGTAGAGTAGAATTGCCCTTTCTACGAGGTCTTTACGTAGTTTCTGCTCTTCGGGAGTGAGCTTCTCTCCACGTCTGAGCTTCTTAACGAGTTCAAGTTCCCTACTGGCATCTCCTTTAACCAATGTCAAAGTCGCAAGACCGCATTTAGGGCACGAGAACTCGTTTAGTTCAACGATCTCCCTGGCCCGGGCTTCTCTGTGATAACCACACCTTAGGCATATTACTGATACGCGCCTATTAAGTAATCGCTCTAGAAAGCTATTAGTATCGAGCGATGGCCACTCTTTAATGAGCGGGGTTTCAATGTAGCGCAGTAGGGTTATATGGTGCTCTTGTAGTTTACTATAACGTCTTAGCACTACGTTTACTTTTCCCTCAGCAACACGCTCTGCCAGCTCTATGAACGAATCTATATCATAATCTCGAAAGAACACCTCTTTAAGGGCCTCTTTACCTATGATGGTGTCACTAAATGCTTCGAGGAGTTTTCTACTTACATAGGTTGAATCGGGTGATATCGCCCCGAACCTCTGAGCTACCTGGTATATCCTCCACAAGTATGCAGAGCTGTCCTTAGCAATTCTTTCTAGGAGTGACCTATTCGCATAGGTCTTCAGGTTCTTAATGACCTCATA
This genomic stretch from Desulfurococcaceae archaeon harbors:
- a CDS encoding 30S ribosomal protein S3: MVGVGPRIKQYFLSYGLKKVVIDEFLANYFKDSGYADVELYKTPLGHRVVIYAEYPGRLIGRGGTILKKIATILQTRFRLENVNITVSPVTDPDLNARVVAFRIVRALEKGIPFRRVIMFMIRRVMEAGALGCEIIISGKLRGERATYEKLKAGKVYKAGDPVDYIVDRAVARALLKPGVYGVEVVIVKPGVRLPDQVETKELSPAEVERIKQEVGVAG
- a CDS encoding 50S ribosomal protein L23 — its product is MSGDELEYLAKLIKRPVQSEKALSLIDKQNTLTFITDINATKHDIKRAVEYLLNVKVAEVKTLITPKGEKKAYVKLHPEYKATEVATRLGIM
- a CDS encoding 50S ribosomal protein L22 — its product is MPTWHYSVKYADESKIAKAVTFDVPVSIKYMREIASTIKGMKLLEAIRFLEDVSKLKQPVPFRRYHGKVSHKRGLADRFKWPAGRYPVKGAKYVLELLKNVKANAENKGLDASKLVIVHVAAHRGITIKRYMPRAFGRATPKYRRTSHVEVIVKEVT
- a CDS encoding 50S ribosomal protein L3, translated to MGHRKLSAPRHGSLGVRPRKRAEELTPRIKSWPEKSWFDILLEKYGVDASKKGIASKPVLLAYPAYKAGMTHALIVEDRPNTPFTGKEVITPVTILDAPPIVVIGVRAYTTNYDGYLKAVGEVWTSPVDSVLKATEQFYARNPLWGMEPKEVVKKYLLGLRKANHGLVKPDPNGEYGFKFVPEFKEDDFKRVFSGNVVDVHAIVTTIPVLSGIGKKKVEVLEIKIHGKDINEKLEYAKRILGSYLTPFDVFVEGQLVDVIGVTKGHGFQGVVKRFGVKELPRWHKHRKGSRKIGTRGPAFTYSMSETPQAGQTGFHRRTEFNKRILKMNTSGLEVVVKGGFLHYGLVYGPCILLRGSVIGPTKRLLVLRHPIRPRLEWIPLSAPRITYISLESKQGA
- a CDS encoding 50S ribosomal protein L14, giving the protein MGAKRAVAGKPAYSRRHINTGLQVSSTVKVADNSGAKEVMIVGVPGYKGKLRRVPCAGVGDLVVVSVKKGTPEMRKKVFKAIIIRQRRPYRRPDGTWVAFEDNAVVILTPEGTPKGTEIRGPVAREAAERWPPVANLASIII
- a CDS encoding 50S ribosomal protein L2, translating into MGKRIITQRRGRGSPTWRTPDHLHTAPARYPALDPGKTYRGVVRNLIHDPGRWVPIAEVELESGQVFYIPAVEGLYKGQVVHVGPNATIANGNILPLGLVPEGTQVANVERVPGDGGRYARSSGTYAIVLSKTGDKVKVQLPSGKVVEVSSNARATIGVVAGGGRLEKPLLKAGAAFYKWRAKSYWWPRVRGVAMNPVSHPHGGGRHVGRPTTVAKTTPPGRKVGHIAAKRTGRRKGK
- the rpmC gene encoding 50S ribosomal protein L29 codes for the protein MKADEIRRMSVEDRLKKLEELRLELVKLRLQAKMGLLKDTSKIRNTRKDIARIFTVMNEERRRAPR
- the rpl4p gene encoding 50S ribosomal protein L4; amino-acid sequence: MTRVLTGTRDPHLEGARLTVPVYGVLGDVVGEMELPELFYYPIRKDIINRAFLSAFTAMIQPKGRDPLAGKRTTARYWGVGYGLARVPRLPSGVARFVVSARKGHAAFPPRTDRRIHEEVNKNERYMAIVSALAATSRIELVKARGHVFNTEKLPVVVVNEVEDAYSKAKDSKIFLEKVGVWDDIKRSYEKVRIRAGKGKMRGRRYVEPRSVLFILTSYRCPFAKSVRNFPGVDIATPGNLSILHLAPGGIPGRLTVITKRALEELLNKYKVMYI
- a CDS encoding ribonuclease P protein subunit, yielding MNIGINEHNIYFHELIGLRVKILQYSDTALIGLEGLIVDETLKTLVIEKRNRERVRVFKANAVFEVTLPSGGKVVIKGIDIIGRPWDRLKKVLSARRR
- a CDS encoding 30S ribosomal protein S17, which gives rise to MSVPGRVKNIGIPGINPPERECNDPKCPWHGHLKIRGTILRGVVVKRRMQRAVVVRHEYLHYIPKYMRYERRRRNIRARLPPCIDIKEGDEVIIGETRPLAKTISFVVLGVVKRSGGGGG
- a CDS encoding 30S ribosomal protein S19 encodes the protein MPPEWRKFKYKGKALEEILNMSLDEFAQLLPARQRRSLLRGFTKAQIKLLARVRETIKNPELAKKAVIKTHVRDMIILPEMIGLTFAVYNGKEYVQFKVTPEMIGRRLGEFSPTVKRVTHGEPGLKATKSSRFVAVK